A window from Enterocloster bolteae encodes these proteins:
- a CDS encoding dihydrolipoamide acetyltransferase family protein: protein MVTKVIMPKFGLSMETGVLGSWLVEEGASVTKGSALAEITTDKITNTCEAPKDGILRKILLPEGEEAACGEAIAVLADTADEDISAECGGGQSEGGAFADSAEQAAAASPVPEKAAPADIKITPRAKKVAEEQGLEYSHIQGTGLLGAITISDLKKHGIPRKDPASAASVSAAPSSASVPSSASGPASASGLASASAPASGPSTASAPAAAPKAVFDTRPCEGEDVIVKMSTMETAIAKAMQNSLLTTAQATIATEAEITELVRVYKQLKGKYTNAGVKLSYTAMLIKAVAMALENHKALRSTMADETHIKISSRIHIGVAVDIPGGLIVPVIRDANMKDLRTICLELSDLTQRAKDNKLTSDQLGGATITITNLGMFGITYFTPVLNVPESAILGVGAIIEKLMVKDGGFYPASVMNFSLTHDHRIVNGAPAARFLKEVTASLQDFKWV from the coding sequence ATGGTTACAAAAGTAATTATGCCCAAATTCGGATTGTCAATGGAGACAGGAGTCCTGGGCTCCTGGCTGGTGGAAGAAGGGGCTTCTGTCACAAAAGGCAGCGCCCTGGCAGAAATAACAACAGATAAAATCACCAATACGTGCGAAGCACCCAAAGACGGGATTCTCCGCAAAATCCTGCTTCCCGAAGGGGAGGAGGCTGCCTGCGGGGAGGCCATAGCGGTTCTGGCGGACACGGCGGACGAGGATATATCGGCGGAGTGCGGGGGAGGCCAGAGTGAAGGGGGCGCTTTTGCGGACAGCGCAGAGCAGGCGGCTGCAGCATCCCCTGTCCCGGAAAAGGCCGCCCCGGCCGATATTAAAATCACGCCGCGGGCCAAAAAGGTAGCAGAGGAGCAGGGGCTTGAATATTCCCACATCCAGGGAACCGGCCTGTTAGGCGCAATCACAATTTCAGATTTGAAGAAACATGGAATTCCCAGGAAGGACCCGGCAAGCGCCGCCTCTGTATCAGCTGCTCCGTCATCGGCGTCCGTCCCGTCATCAGCGTCCGGTCCGGCATCAGCATCCGGCCTGGCATCTGCATCCGCCCCGGCATCCGGTCCGTCAACCGCATCTGCCCCGGCCGCAGCGCCTAAGGCAGTCTTTGATACACGGCCCTGTGAAGGCGAGGATGTCATTGTCAAGATGAGCACCATGGAGACCGCGATCGCAAAAGCCATGCAGAACAGTCTGCTGACAACCGCCCAGGCCACCATAGCCACAGAGGCGGAAATAACGGAACTGGTCAGGGTATACAAACAGTTAAAGGGAAAATATACCAATGCAGGAGTGAAGCTGAGCTATACCGCCATGCTGATAAAGGCAGTGGCCATGGCATTGGAGAACCACAAGGCTCTGAGAAGCACCATGGCAGACGAGACCCATATTAAAATCAGCAGCCGTATTCACATCGGCGTTGCGGTGGATATCCCGGGCGGTCTGATTGTGCCTGTGATCCGCGATGCAAATATGAAGGATTTGCGCACAATCTGCCTGGAATTATCAGACCTTACCCAGCGGGCTAAGGACAATAAGCTTACATCCGACCAGCTGGGCGGCGCGACCATTACCATCACCAACCTGGGCATGTTTGGAATCACCTATTTTACCCCTGTATTAAATGTTCCGGAATCAGCAATTTTAGGCGTTGGAGCCATTATCGAGAAGCTGATGGTAAAGGACGGAGGCTTCTATCCCGCATCCGTCATGAACTTCAGCCTTACCCATGACCACCGCATTGTCAACGGAGCGCCGGCGGCAAGATTCCTGAAAGAAGTGACAGCCAGCCTGCAGGATTTTAAATGGGTTTAA